A window of the Xiashengella succiniciproducens genome harbors these coding sequences:
- a CDS encoding capsule assembly Wzi family protein, which yields MRNNLLILFSLFSLTTHAVGKLNVQGKLATYSMIVSGETTPLWLYAGQEGRWGISGKAPFLGIASFKGDFHVGHNISVCGHLEADYNSKHFGGYLHGYSLGIDWKFLSLKAGRHVFSPVFEHGYKGSGSFLYGSNARPVDRITIGIPEYTKLPGVLRRIEIKGEVSHGFMDDEYRGAVKFHRDVMLHEKYAYVRWDGGKLKPYAGLNHSVLMGGYYSNGEKIPIDFWNSIFAKGSSKLGGGEMTNAAGAHMGLYDIGVYYSNENGEYRFYYQMPFADGSGMKPFVRNRDQIAGLTWTSSKKGLISALTIEWVNTVYQSGKGMPDAYFHYTDENGNVRPFLVVLYQLEDPAFREDVMRKLGVENPGSYTKEEVEKYLKENTNYGYRFGGRDWYMNNGLYPAGWTHYGMVMGSPFILSYSQIAHLEPELGARETYYQLVGDRFRAIHIGAAGDFSDEVSWDLMMSITRNYGSYVHQYTGRYTWVETPSYFFKGGKDQFYGSMGMEWSPSKLNGLSIHGMLGVDVGALSKSLGVSVGLIKQFR from the coding sequence ATGAGAAATAACCTGTTGATTTTATTTTCATTGTTTTCACTTACAACTCATGCAGTTGGTAAGCTGAATGTTCAGGGTAAGCTTGCAACATATTCCATGATAGTTTCGGGAGAAACCACCCCATTATGGCTATATGCCGGGCAGGAGGGAAGGTGGGGTATATCAGGTAAGGCTCCCTTTCTTGGCATTGCCTCTTTCAAGGGGGATTTTCATGTTGGTCACAATATCTCAGTTTGCGGTCATCTGGAAGCTGATTATAACAGCAAACATTTCGGGGGCTATCTTCATGGCTATTCACTTGGCATTGACTGGAAATTTCTAAGCCTTAAGGCAGGTCGCCATGTTTTTAGCCCAGTTTTCGAACACGGTTATAAGGGAAGCGGTTCATTTTTGTATGGCTCTAATGCCAGACCAGTTGATCGAATAACCATAGGTATTCCGGAGTATACCAAGCTTCCGGGAGTACTCAGACGAATCGAGATAAAAGGTGAGGTGAGCCATGGCTTCATGGATGATGAGTACAGGGGTGCTGTCAAGTTCCACAGAGATGTAATGTTACATGAGAAATATGCCTATGTCAGATGGGATGGTGGAAAGTTGAAGCCCTATGCAGGATTGAACCATTCTGTTTTGATGGGTGGCTACTATTCTAACGGCGAGAAAATTCCTATCGATTTTTGGAACTCGATCTTTGCTAAAGGGTCAAGTAAGTTGGGTGGAGGTGAAATGACAAATGCCGCTGGAGCCCATATGGGTTTATACGACATTGGGGTGTATTATTCGAATGAGAATGGGGAGTATCGCTTTTATTATCAGATGCCATTTGCTGATGGTTCGGGGATGAAGCCCTTTGTCAGGAACAGGGATCAGATAGCAGGTCTTACATGGACTTCTTCGAAAAAAGGCCTTATTAGTGCTCTGACTATCGAATGGGTTAATACAGTATATCAGTCTGGCAAAGGCATGCCTGATGCATACTTTCATTACACTGATGAGAATGGCAATGTAAGGCCATTTCTGGTTGTATTGTATCAACTTGAAGATCCTGCATTCAGAGAAGATGTTATGAGGAAGCTTGGAGTTGAAAATCCTGGATCTTATACAAAAGAGGAGGTAGAGAAGTATCTAAAGGAAAATACGAATTATGGATATAGATTTGGAGGAAGGGATTGGTACATGAATAACGGACTTTATCCCGCTGGATGGACTCACTATGGTATGGTTATGGGGTCTCCATTTATTCTGTCCTATTCTCAGATTGCTCATTTAGAGCCTGAACTTGGAGCACGGGAAACATATTACCAGCTGGTAGGCGACCGTTTTCGCGCTATTCATATTGGAGCTGCAGGTGATTTTAGCGATGAGGTATCGTGGGATCTTATGATGAGTATTACACGCAACTACGGTTCTTATGTACATCAGTACACTGGACGTTATACATGGGTTGAAACTCCCAGTTACTTTTTCAAAGGAGGAAAGGATCAGTTTTATGGAAGTATGGGTATGGAATGGAGTCCATCAAAGTTGAATGGATTGAGCATTCATGGAATGCTTGGCGTTGATGTTGGAGCGCTTTCAAAATCTCTGGGTGTATCTGTAGGATTGATAAAACAATTCAGATAG
- a CDS encoding IS1380 family transposase — MSTKITKIGITTNKISGRGGLPLFLRYTEQIGLYGLISRNVSSLLTGNSKGLQLQQFVKQIVAFFIDGTNMAISSFDQSKKDEGYACLLECKTDQLASSHQVKRFFGKLSVISNSVFNKILNELFIWRLHISKPKVIELGIDTMVLDNDDAAKREGCEVTYKRKKGFQPLHICWGSFLIDVTFRKGSAHSNHGSDYTDRVRSIVNLIRKRYSKEVPIVVCADSGFADQKAYEIFEQELNIHYITTGKLYNDVTEYVKALPIDTLGKITKNKAVWQFAEFASKLKSWSKFRRCFFTRLHRDDTGQYVMEFGKPDSVIYTNIGNCPVADKRLRASGGDEWFKADTIIRKSHQRGADELIHRSIKELATREQLPFKSFGMNRAYYFMLVVTHFIFEAYKQDVTAEVIPVTVYPNTFRRKLIDFAVKITSRARSIVLNVTRVIYETINIEELWERCQSPPKIQFA; from the coding sequence ATGAGTACGAAGATAACAAAAATCGGCATTACAACCAATAAAATTTCTGGTCGTGGAGGGCTCCCTTTATTTCTTCGCTACACTGAGCAAATTGGCTTATATGGGCTAATATCGCGTAATGTTTCTTCTCTGCTTACTGGAAACAGCAAAGGCTTGCAGCTTCAACAGTTTGTAAAACAGATTGTTGCATTTTTTATAGATGGCACAAATATGGCCATAAGCAGTTTTGATCAAAGTAAAAAGGATGAAGGATATGCATGTTTGCTTGAATGCAAGACCGACCAATTGGCCTCTTCTCACCAGGTCAAACGTTTTTTTGGGAAGCTGTCCGTTATTTCAAACTCGGTATTCAATAAGATACTTAATGAACTGTTTATCTGGAGGCTTCACATATCCAAACCCAAAGTTATAGAACTGGGCATTGACACCATGGTTTTGGATAATGACGATGCTGCGAAACGCGAAGGTTGCGAGGTCACTTACAAGCGTAAGAAAGGGTTTCAGCCACTTCATATATGCTGGGGCTCGTTTCTGATAGACGTGACCTTTAGAAAAGGAAGTGCTCATTCCAATCATGGATCAGATTACACCGACAGGGTACGCTCTATAGTAAATCTGATACGCAAGAGATACTCCAAAGAAGTCCCTATTGTGGTGTGCGCCGATAGTGGGTTTGCGGATCAGAAAGCGTACGAGATATTCGAGCAAGAGCTTAATATACATTACATTACAACAGGAAAATTGTACAATGATGTTACTGAATATGTAAAGGCTTTACCCATTGACACTTTGGGCAAAATCACTAAAAATAAAGCAGTCTGGCAATTTGCGGAATTTGCCAGCAAGTTGAAATCCTGGTCCAAGTTTCGTCGTTGCTTTTTTACCAGATTGCACCGGGATGATACCGGGCAGTACGTAATGGAATTTGGTAAGCCTGACAGCGTCATCTATACCAATATCGGGAACTGTCCTGTCGCTGACAAAAGGCTTCGGGCATCCGGTGGAGATGAGTGGTTTAAAGCTGATACCATCATACGAAAATCACACCAAAGAGGAGCCGACGAGTTGATACATCGTAGCATTAAAGAGCTTGCTACCAGAGAACAACTTCCTTTTAAATCCTTTGGAATGAACAGAGCCTATTATTTTATGCTGGTAGTTACACACTTTATTTTCGAAGCATACAAACAAGATGTTACCGCAGAGGTTATTCCGGTAACCGTATATCCTAATACATTCAGAAGAAAGCTTATTGATTTTGCTGTCAAGATAACCTCAAGGGCAAGGAGTATTGTCCTGAATGTCACCAGAGTAATTTATGAAACGATAAATATTGAAGAGTTATGGGAACGGTGTCAGTCACCGCCGAAAATTCAGTTTGCATAA
- a CDS encoding MarC family protein, with protein sequence MLDFDFIEMLSAFIVLFAVIDILGSIPIVLDIRDKGGRIDAWKAAPVSFIILIVFLFLGEALLGLFGVDLSSFAIAGSLILMIMAIEMILGVQIFKHDSPTGASIVPIAFPLIAGAGSFTTLLALRAEFALSTIIVALFLNIVVVFFVLHYTDKIKHIAGAGGVYVLKKFFGIILMAMSIRLFMSNFASLLVEMIDHFKGL encoded by the coding sequence ATGCTAGATTTTGATTTTATTGAAATGTTATCGGCCTTCATTGTTTTGTTTGCCGTAATCGATATTCTCGGTTCTATACCGATTGTGCTTGATATCCGTGATAAGGGAGGTAGAATTGATGCATGGAAGGCAGCCCCTGTTTCCTTTATCATACTTATTGTTTTTCTGTTCCTGGGAGAGGCTCTCCTTGGACTATTTGGGGTTGACTTATCATCATTTGCAATTGCCGGTTCATTGATACTTATGATTATGGCCATTGAGATGATACTAGGGGTTCAAATCTTCAAACACGACTCCCCTACAGGTGCATCCATAGTTCCTATTGCATTCCCGCTTATAGCCGGAGCAGGTTCATTTACGACCCTGCTGGCCTTGCGTGCTGAGTTTGCCCTGTCAACAATTATTGTTGCATTATTTCTGAATATAGTCGTGGTATTTTTCGTGCTTCACTATACCGATAAAATCAAGCATATTGCAGGTGCCGGTGGTGTATATGTACTCAAGAAATTTTTCGGCATAATCCTTATGGCTATGTCAATAAGGCTCTTTATGTCAAACTTTGCTTCCCTGCTTGTCGAAATGATAGATCATTTCAAAGGGTTGTAG
- a CDS encoding viroplasmin family protein, which produces MPYYVVWVGAEPGIYDSWNDCRKRIIGFPGARYKKFNTLAEAEEAFGSSRSSKPKAVKLSGFESPIQDALAVDAACSGNPGVMEYRGVHVGSRQEWFNFKIELGTNNIGEFLGIVHGLAFQKQHNLNIPIYSDSQIAIGWIKAGKCKTKLAVNEKTKKLFEVIRRAEEWLAHNSWDQPLLKWETKRWGEIPADFGRK; this is translated from the coding sequence ATGCCTTATTATGTAGTGTGGGTAGGTGCCGAACCAGGTATCTACGACAGCTGGAACGACTGTAGGAAAAGAATCATAGGCTTCCCCGGTGCCAGGTACAAGAAGTTCAACACTCTTGCCGAAGCTGAGGAAGCTTTTGGATCGTCACGCAGTTCAAAGCCAAAGGCCGTTAAACTCTCGGGTTTTGAATCTCCTATTCAGGATGCATTGGCCGTTGACGCAGCATGTAGCGGCAACCCCGGAGTTATGGAATATCGTGGGGTGCATGTCGGAAGCAGACAGGAATGGTTTAACTTCAAGATCGAACTTGGAACCAACAATATTGGAGAGTTTCTTGGAATTGTTCACGGCCTTGCTTTTCAAAAACAACATAACCTAAACATCCCCATTTACAGTGATTCACAAATTGCTATAGGCTGGATAAAGGCAGGAAAATGCAAAACCAAACTAGCGGTAAACGAAAAAACAAAAAAGCTATTTGAAGTGATCAGGAGGGCTGAAGAATGGCTTGCTCATAATAGTTGGGATCAACCGCTGCTCAAATGGGAAACAAAACGATGGGGAGAGATTCCTGCCGACTTCGGCAGGAAATAA
- a CDS encoding tetratricopeptide repeat protein, with amino-acid sequence MIRPFTMLRISVIVVLSVVGVQLTSAADEKKLADLVELVVEAIDVNAAEARKLINRIEDLEGYNPDLLAAYAAFYRGELEYSLSNWSEASQQYSRAIEFYRNVNDTARLSAAYNNLGLVKYYQGDFDESIENFSQSLKLELEINNSYGIAQCYQNMAIVFSHGEQFAKSLDLYQKALDVYLKEQEWEEVASVYNNIAAVYAEYGQLDEAAANYEKALEYYRRERNNAMEARVLSNIGSLKMRQEKYDEAGRILERALVINKAEGDRFAEVNTYSMLGDNYAKKGEYLQSIYLYKKAEGLAVQYEMKELLLNLLNSEYLVYKQIEQYDSALVNFERYIALRDKMLKDNPDYAKGVMDMELERQIKERDHRIKKAIMRERLFWSLIILVSVSAVIAFASAYQRRRRLLQQKNVEELKKELMKEKCNPDLMLSSLKNVKQCIEVGDSERAVDQLDMIARHIEQVLKFSGQELIPLSMEIDYLRSFLRVQDQMLGKPIEHRIESNVMQNAGAILVPSMISQPFLENALADIMAFRSQDKIKFDIAFMRRGNALEVIIEDNGAEGNCHYACKSLEEKYRNMGIAVSFSHIYKGKGLKNRPTDFGYIRSEERYDGKVKTGHRVCFNLPLMMQ; translated from the coding sequence ATGATTCGCCCCTTTACTATGCTGCGCATCTCAGTCATTGTTGTTTTATCAGTAGTTGGGGTACAACTTACATCTGCAGCTGATGAAAAAAAGCTTGCAGACCTTGTTGAGTTAGTGGTAGAGGCGATAGATGTCAATGCAGCTGAAGCAAGGAAACTAATAAACAGGATTGAAGACCTGGAAGGATATAATCCAGATCTTCTTGCTGCGTATGCAGCTTTCTACAGAGGCGAACTGGAGTATTCCCTAAGTAATTGGAGTGAAGCTTCCCAACAGTATTCTCGTGCAATTGAGTTTTACAGGAATGTAAATGATACAGCAAGGCTAAGCGCAGCGTATAACAATCTTGGACTGGTTAAATACTATCAGGGAGATTTTGACGAATCTATTGAGAACTTTTCCCAATCACTTAAGCTAGAGCTTGAGATTAACAACTCATACGGCATTGCTCAGTGTTACCAGAATATGGCCATAGTTTTTTCTCATGGTGAGCAGTTTGCCAAATCACTCGACCTGTATCAAAAAGCCCTTGATGTTTATCTCAAAGAACAGGAATGGGAGGAGGTTGCGAGCGTCTATAATAATATTGCAGCAGTATATGCAGAATATGGTCAACTCGATGAGGCAGCTGCCAATTATGAAAAGGCTCTGGAGTATTACAGAAGGGAGCGGAATAATGCGATGGAGGCCAGAGTGCTTAGTAATATCGGTTCCTTAAAGATGAGGCAGGAGAAGTATGATGAGGCAGGAAGGATACTTGAACGGGCATTGGTAATCAATAAAGCAGAGGGAGACCGTTTTGCAGAAGTTAATACCTATTCTATGTTAGGAGACAATTATGCAAAGAAGGGGGAGTATCTTCAGTCCATCTACCTATACAAAAAGGCTGAAGGCCTGGCTGTGCAGTACGAAATGAAGGAGTTGCTGCTAAATCTTCTGAATTCTGAATATTTGGTTTACAAGCAGATTGAGCAATATGATAGTGCCCTCGTTAATTTCGAGAGATATATTGCACTGAGGGACAAGATGCTTAAGGATAACCCGGACTATGCAAAAGGGGTTATGGATATGGAACTGGAGCGACAGATTAAGGAGAGAGACCATAGAATTAAGAAGGCTATTATGAGGGAAAGATTATTTTGGAGTCTTATTATTTTAGTTTCTGTCTCCGCAGTAATTGCTTTTGCGTCAGCCTACCAAAGAAGACGCCGACTATTGCAACAGAAGAATGTGGAAGAGCTGAAAAAGGAGCTAATGAAGGAAAAGTGTAATCCCGATCTGATGCTGAGCTCTCTTAAGAATGTAAAACAGTGTATCGAAGTGGGTGATAGTGAAAGGGCTGTTGATCAGCTGGATATGATAGCACGTCATATAGAACAGGTGCTGAAATTCTCCGGGCAGGAGCTGATACCTCTAAGTATGGAGATAGATTACCTTAGGTCTTTCCTGAGGGTCCAGGATCAGATGCTTGGAAAGCCTATAGAACACAGAATAGAGAGTAATGTTATGCAGAATGCCGGAGCAATTCTTGTACCCTCGATGATATCACAGCCATTTTTGGAGAATGCCCTTGCTGATATAATGGCCTTTAGGTCTCAGGATAAGATCAAATTTGATATTGCATTTATGAGACGGGGAAATGCTTTGGAGGTAATAATTGAGGACAATGGTGCCGAAGGAAATTGCCATTATGCTTGTAAGTCCCTGGAAGAAAAATACAGGAATATGGGAATCGCAGTATCCTTTAGTCACATTTACAAGGGAAAAGGATTAAAAAACAGGCCGACGGATTTTGGGTATATACGCAGTGAAGAGCGCTATGATGGAAAGGTAAAAACGGGACATCGTGTTTGTTTCAACCTGCCGTTGATGATGCAATAA
- a CDS encoding 3-deoxy-D-manno-octulosonic acid transferase, whose amino-acid sequence MHLFYNLGIALFDLAVSLAAPFSKRAALLVKGRKTVWDTLGGVSLEGDVIWVHCASLGEFEQGRPLIEAIRKKNPSYKIVLSFYSPSGYEVRKNYKEADVVCYLPSDTRANAKRFISTVNPRMVFFVKYEYWYNYFRELKEVGTPLYLVSAIFRKDQIFFKWYGGWFRKILNNVKCFYIQDEKSAALLDGIGIKAYIVAGDTRFDRVAAIAAAANPIPVVENFATGAKVLVAGSTWPADEQIIASYINNSAKDVKLIIAPHMVDESHVQQLERRFALPVCRYTKVKGEIGADVRVLIIDTIGLLSAIYRYGSVAYLGGGFGKGIHNTLEAATYGMPVIFGPRHLKFKEAIDLKEKGAGFSINDSVEFGNLMERLWDDENKDYLKKSGEAALEYVQSMCGATEEILKLID is encoded by the coding sequence ATGCACTTATTCTATAATTTGGGAATAGCATTATTTGATTTGGCAGTAAGCCTTGCAGCACCTTTTAGTAAAAGGGCTGCTCTACTGGTAAAGGGAAGAAAGACTGTGTGGGATACCCTTGGGGGAGTCTCTCTTGAAGGTGATGTAATATGGGTGCACTGTGCTTCTCTTGGCGAATTTGAACAGGGAAGGCCGTTGATTGAAGCCATCAGGAAAAAGAATCCTTCATACAAGATAGTTCTCAGCTTTTATTCTCCTTCAGGCTATGAAGTCAGAAAGAACTACAAGGAAGCTGATGTCGTTTGTTACCTGCCATCAGATACCAGAGCCAATGCAAAAAGATTTATCAGTACAGTTAATCCGCGGATGGTTTTCTTTGTGAAGTATGAGTATTGGTACAACTATTTCAGGGAGTTGAAAGAAGTGGGGACTCCTCTTTATCTTGTGTCAGCAATATTCCGTAAGGATCAGATCTTTTTCAAATGGTACGGTGGCTGGTTCAGGAAAATACTGAACAATGTTAAGTGTTTTTATATTCAGGATGAGAAATCTGCCGCCCTCCTTGATGGGATTGGCATTAAGGCATATATAGTTGCCGGAGATACCCGTTTTGACAGGGTTGCTGCCATTGCAGCAGCAGCCAACCCAATTCCTGTAGTTGAAAATTTTGCCACAGGGGCAAAAGTACTTGTTGCCGGTAGCACATGGCCTGCTGACGAACAGATAATAGCAAGCTATATTAATAATTCAGCTAAGGACGTAAAGCTAATTATTGCTCCTCATATGGTGGATGAGTCACATGTTCAGCAGCTTGAGAGGCGTTTTGCCCTTCCTGTTTGCCGTTACACCAAAGTTAAGGGAGAGATCGGAGCTGATGTCAGGGTACTTATAATTGATACCATAGGACTGCTTTCTGCAATATACAGATATGGAAGTGTGGCATATCTGGGAGGTGGCTTTGGCAAGGGCATACACAATACACTTGAAGCAGCTACTTATGGTATGCCTGTGATTTTCGGACCACGTCACCTTAAGTTCAAAGAAGCTATAGATCTCAAAGAAAAGGGCGCAGGTTTTTCTATTAATGACAGTGTGGAGTTTGGTAATCTTATGGAAAGATTATGGGATGATGAGAATAAAGATTATCTGAAGAAATCTGGGGAAGCTGCACTAGAATATGTACAAAGTATGTGCGGTGCTACAGAAGAAATTCTCAAACTGATAGATTAG
- a CDS encoding glutamine--tRNA ligase/YqeY domain fusion protein, with protein MPGEDIRSNFVIEEIEKDLAMGRNGGKILTRFPPEPNGYLHIGHAKAICLNFGIAERYNAKCNLRFDDTNPVKEDVEYIESIKEDIQWLGFQWADEPKYASDYFEQLYEWAIKLIKKGYAYVCQLSAEEIAAQKGTPTEPGQESPYRNRSVEENLELFERMRKGEFKEGEMILRAKIDMASPNMHMRDPIMYRIIHKSHHRTGDKWCIYPMYDYTHGQSDFIEGITHSLCTLEFAVHRPLYDWFLDKILEGEPTPEVRTRQIEFARLNINYTVMSKRKLLELVQLKVVSGWDDPRMPTISGLRRRGYTPESVRMFAEKVGVAKRDNVIDIALLEHCVREDLNKKATRVNAVLDPIKMIITNYPEDQVEMLETVNNPEDETMGSRTIPFCRELYIERDDFMENPPKKYFRLGPDREVRLKSAYIVKCEGFKKDDQGNITEIYCTYDPESRSGSEGSARKVKATLHWVSARHAIDAEVRLYDRLFLDPEPDGHKDKDFKEFLNPDSLKVLNHCKLEPMLAEAKPLEHFQFQRLGYFSVDPGSKPDMLVFNKTVGLKDTWAKISNKEE; from the coding sequence ATGCCTGGTGAAGATATCAGGAGCAATTTCGTAATTGAAGAAATAGAGAAGGACCTGGCAATGGGTCGTAACGGAGGTAAAATTCTTACACGTTTTCCACCTGAGCCCAACGGCTATCTACATATAGGGCATGCCAAGGCTATATGCCTCAATTTTGGCATAGCGGAGCGCTACAATGCTAAGTGTAATTTACGTTTTGACGACACCAACCCTGTCAAGGAAGACGTAGAATACATAGAATCAATCAAGGAAGACATTCAGTGGTTAGGATTTCAATGGGCTGATGAACCAAAATATGCATCCGATTATTTTGAGCAGCTTTATGAATGGGCTATCAAACTTATTAAGAAGGGATACGCCTATGTATGCCAACTTTCAGCCGAAGAGATAGCTGCCCAGAAAGGTACTCCTACCGAACCTGGTCAGGAAAGTCCCTATAGGAATCGTTCAGTTGAAGAGAACCTTGAACTCTTCGAAAGAATGAGAAAGGGTGAGTTTAAGGAAGGGGAGATGATTTTGAGGGCCAAAATAGATATGGCTTCTCCAAATATGCATATGCGTGACCCCATCATGTACAGGATCATCCACAAGAGCCACCACCGCACCGGTGACAAATGGTGTATCTACCCTATGTATGATTACACCCATGGGCAAAGCGACTTTATCGAAGGTATCACACACTCACTTTGTACCCTTGAGTTTGCCGTACACAGACCTCTATATGACTGGTTCCTCGACAAGATACTGGAAGGCGAGCCCACTCCGGAGGTTAGAACAAGACAAATTGAGTTTGCCCGTCTTAATATCAATTATACTGTTATGAGCAAGCGTAAGCTGCTCGAACTTGTGCAACTGAAAGTAGTATCAGGTTGGGATGATCCCCGTATGCCAACTATTTCCGGCTTACGTCGCCGAGGCTATACTCCGGAATCTGTCAGGATGTTTGCCGAAAAGGTGGGAGTTGCAAAGCGTGACAATGTAATAGATATAGCACTCCTGGAACACTGCGTAAGGGAAGATCTAAACAAGAAAGCTACAAGGGTAAATGCAGTGCTTGATCCGATTAAAATGATAATCACAAATTATCCTGAGGATCAGGTTGAAATGCTCGAGACTGTCAATAATCCTGAAGACGAAACCATGGGCTCTCGTACAATTCCATTCTGTCGTGAGCTATACATTGAAAGGGATGACTTTATGGAAAATCCCCCAAAGAAGTACTTCAGGCTCGGTCCAGACAGGGAAGTACGTCTGAAAAGTGCGTACATAGTAAAGTGCGAAGGTTTCAAGAAGGATGACCAAGGTAATATAACTGAGATTTACTGTACCTACGATCCGGAAAGCCGTAGTGGTTCTGAAGGATCTGCACGAAAGGTCAAGGCGACCCTCCACTGGGTATCTGCAAGACATGCAATAGATGCAGAGGTAAGACTCTATGATAGACTCTTCCTCGATCCGGAACCAGATGGACATAAAGACAAGGATTTCAAAGAATTTCTGAATCCTGACTCTTTAAAAGTTCTAAATCACTGCAAACTGGAACCCATGCTTGCTGAAGCCAAGCCTTTGGAACATTTCCAGTTC